A genome region from Clostridia bacterium includes the following:
- a CDS encoding SCP2 sterol-binding domain-containing protein produces the protein MAENPAKLAGMNAVFQFDLTGEGGGQYHAVVKDGTGAINEGVADNPNITITMSASDFLDMIAGKLNSTAAFMSGKLKIKGDMGLAMKLQSLLG, from the coding sequence GCGGAGAATCCCGCCAAATTAGCCGGGATGAACGCTGTATTTCAGTTTGACTTGACCGGTGAGGGAGGTGGTCAGTACCACGCCGTAGTTAAGGATGGGACAGGTGCCATAAACGAGGGCGTAGCCGACAACCCCAATATCACCATTACCATGTCTGCCTCTGATTTCCTTGACATGATCGCGGGAAAGCTCAACAGCACCGCTGCATTCATGAGCGGCAAGCTAAAGATCAAGGGTGATATGGGGCTAGCTATGAAACTTCAGAGCTTGCTTGGTTAG